One region of Pygocentrus nattereri isolate fPygNat1 chromosome 14, fPygNat1.pri, whole genome shotgun sequence genomic DNA includes:
- the pmp22a gene encoding peripheral myelin protein 22a translates to MLVVLVGIVILHLTEIIILIISTSVNAWRMAGARSYDLWYDCQTINGGYNCLGAHDADWLQAVQALMVLATLFCMLSFIFFLCQLFTLAKGGRFLFTAVFQVLSSLFVMSGAIIYTVMSPDEHNAEHSYGYAFVLAWLAFPLTLISGFIYIILRKKE, encoded by the exons ATGCTGGTCGTTCTGGTTGGAATTGTCATCTTGCATCTCACAgaaattattattcttataattTCTACGTCCGTGAAC GCCTGGAGAATGGCTGGGGCCAGAAGTTATGACCTGTGGTATGATTGCCAGACAATCAATGGAGGATATAACTGCCTAGGTGCCCATGATGCAG ACTGGCTGCAGGCAGTGCAGGCTCTGATGGTACTGGCCACCCTCTTCTGCATGCTCTCCTTCATCTTCTTCCTGTGCCAGCTCTTCACCCTTGCCAAGGGTGGTCGATTCCTCTTCACTGCCGTCTTCCAGGTCCTCTCCA gtCTCTTCGTAATGAGTGGAGCAATAATCTACACAGTGATGAGTCCAGATGAGCACAATGCTGAACACTCGTACGGCTACGCCTTTGTGCTGGCCTGGCTGGCGTTCCCTCTCACTCTGATTAGTGGTTTCATCTACATCATTCTGAGGAAGAAGGAATGA